A genomic segment from Aspergillus puulaauensis MK2 DNA, chromosome 1, nearly complete sequence encodes:
- a CDS encoding N5-glutamine methyltransferase family protein (COG:J;~EggNog:ENOG410PPH2;~InterPro:IPR002052,IPR029063;~go_function: GO:0003676 - nucleic acid binding [Evidence IEA];~go_function: GO:0008168 - methyltransferase activity [Evidence IEA];~go_process: GO:0032259 - methylation [Evidence IEA]), with the protein MPRIATVAILQAYTQNPLLPLLLRECRSLPSAQNELRWLYERALCIVRSMSKYQRNGASHRVYGWRTLLKSMCLARSRGVPLQYILGDQPFGDLDIKCTRGVLIPRHETESITLYAAELILGRFPGMQRGEKAPGLRIMDLCTGTGCIPLLLHTLLSPYFSQLSIVGIDISATAVNLAQKNVERNIRLGKLSQRALTDIRFQRKNILEYDPNRPLVIEDICDYTSRLSTVSNSQVDVLISNPPYVSLEEYHDGTMSRSVRIFEPKLALVPPDNVTPLTMESGNSRPEDFFYHHIAALMCILQVKLTVLECGSRLQAVRVAMICKDIISGYNDLGKVYVNIWSDTGINTDPCAVIVQMGD; encoded by the exons ATGCCCCGGATTGCAACAGTGGCTATACTCCAAGCATATACACAGAACCCCCTTCTTCCGCTCCTCTTGAGGGAGTGCCGATCGCTTCCGTCGGCACAAAACGAATTGCGATGGCTGTATGAACGAGCTCTGTGTATTGTGCGATCAATGTCAAAATATCAGCGGAATGGGGCAAGTCATAGAGTTTATGGCTGGAGAACTCTCTTGAAATCAATGTGCCTAGCACGGTCAAGGGGTGTACCTCTCCAATACATACTGGGGGATCAGCCCTTCGGGGATCTTGACATCAAATGTACAAGGGGTGTGTTGATTCCAAG GCATGAGACAGAATCCATTACCCTCTACGCCGCGGAATTGATATTGGGTCGATTCCCCGGCATGCAGAGAGGAGAAAAGGCGCCCGGCCTACGTATCATGGATCTCTGCACGGGGACTGGGTGCATACCACTGCTCCTGCATACTCTCCTCTCTCCCTACTTTTCACAGTTATCGATTGTCGGCATTGACATCAGTGCTACGGCTGTTAACTTGGCGCAAAAAAATGTTGAGCGAAATATCCGCCTGGGAAAGCTGTCGCAACGTGCATTAACAGACATCAGGTTTCAACGCAAAAATATACTTGAATATGACCCTAACAGGCCCCTGGTGATAGAGGATATATGCGACTATACATCCAGGCTCTCCACTGTCTCTAATTCTCAGGTTGATGTTCTTATCTCAAATCCGCCGTATGTTTCGCTGGAGGAGTATCACGATGGAACAATGTCACGCAGTGTCCGGATTTTCGAACCGAAACTTGCACTGGTACCACCGGATAATGTTACGCCATTGACGATGGAGTCTGGAAATTCACGCCCGGAGGATTTCTTCTACCATCATATTGCAGCTCTGATGTGCATATTACAGGTTAAACTGACTGTTCTTGAATGTGGGAGCCGCTTGCAGGCAGTGCGGGTTGCCATGATATGTAAAGATATCATCAGCGGTTATAATGACTTGGGCAAAGTATATGTTAATATTTGGTCGGATACAGGTATTAATACAGACCCATGTGCAGTTATTGTGCAAATGGGGGATTAA